The Methanobacterium lacus genome includes a region encoding these proteins:
- a CDS encoding methanogenesis marker 7 protein: MYETLTYTGGIHKHEEMTELIEDLGGFVLQENISQMDLVLTLAVPIEDIDKIEDKAKELLGSIKIAPMAGTEIAVVSPTLARQHLPHSACDISEYLRRYGAKDNMIGLSRGAGKGISRISEDEKKLIEEHDLAVFALGSFRECITNKTHLFEDIEIPVVVTGAPDIDLDDIPGADAYVSGLGRIPRRLKRGENIRALKKLVEVIETIFDEKRREILLDPPIVPPVLVKREIENQVEAIAEVYSPLPVVSQLMGVRVKLDYDEYHQEIEDVMVSDQRLGDISEVVKSKMYGYTLVRLLSETSII, encoded by the coding sequence ATGTATGAAACACTGACATACACGGGCGGAATTCACAAACACGAGGAAATGACAGAGCTTATTGAAGATCTTGGAGGATTTGTTCTTCAGGAGAACATTAGTCAAATGGATCTTGTTTTGACACTTGCAGTTCCAATCGAAGATATTGATAAAATTGAGGATAAGGCCAAGGAACTTCTAGGATCAATAAAAATTGCTCCAATGGCAGGCACTGAAATTGCAGTAGTTTCTCCAACACTTGCACGTCAACATCTTCCCCACTCAGCATGTGATATTTCAGAGTACCTTAGAAGGTACGGAGCAAAGGATAACATGATTGGACTTTCGAGGGGTGCTGGAAAGGGCATATCCAGGATATCTGAGGATGAAAAGAAATTGATAGAAGAACATGATCTTGCTGTTTTTGCACTGGGAAGTTTTAGGGAATGTATAACCAATAAAACTCATCTTTTCGAAGACATAGAAATACCAGTTGTTGTTACTGGTGCTCCAGATATAGATCTTGATGATATTCCTGGTGCGGATGCTTATGTATCTGGTTTAGGGAGAATACCTCGCAGATTGAAAAGAGGAGAGAATATAAGGGCCCTTAAAAAATTGGTTGAAGTTATTGAAACTATTTTTGATGAGAAAAGGAGGGAAATTCTTTTGGATCCTCCGATTGTTCCACCTGTACTTGTAAAACGAGAGATTGAAAATCAAGTGGAAGCAATTGCTGAAGTTTACTCGCCACTACCAGTTGTAAGCCAGTTGATGGGTGTCAGAGTTAAACTCGACTACGATGAATACCATCAAGAGATTGAAGATGTGATGGTGAGTGATCAAAGGCTTGGCGACATATCAGAGGTTGTTAAATCTAAAATGTACGGTTACACACTCGTAAGACTTCTTTCTGAAACATCTATCATTTAG
- a CDS encoding metallophosphoesterase codes for MRTIIRFAGFMSFFFLGFLAVNYTIFYGTYTLFGVEPGLGFYTLLVIAAVSYPLAAMIERVVSNNYTRIFYTAASSWMGISFYVLTFMAVYWILSIFIKIPGEAAGTIIIVLSALLSGYSLINSSRIDIKHVKIPLKGLERQVKAVQLSDIHIGSIRNSEYLEEVVEKTNKLDPEVVFITGDMVDGSARLHTHTFNAINKLKAPVFFIMGNHETYEGLDEVLRVLNGVKMKILRDQKVEFNGIQIIGVEYSFERNHMKNVLSKVDLDPSKPSIVLYHTPTELEATADADVGLQLSGHTHAGQMLPFNYLVRLMFRYMNGIYKYKDTYLYVSPGTGTWGPPMRLGSRCEITALDLEASKPKTNPKESLMKYKKINQWHSKKLLETQK; via the coding sequence ATGCGCACGATAATCAGATTTGCAGGGTTTATGTCATTTTTTTTCCTGGGATTTTTGGCAGTTAACTACACCATATTCTATGGTACCTACACATTGTTTGGTGTTGAACCTGGACTGGGTTTTTACACCTTACTGGTCATAGCTGCAGTTTCTTATCCCTTGGCTGCCATGATAGAACGTGTAGTTTCCAATAATTATACTAGGATCTTCTACACAGCTGCATCATCTTGGATGGGAATATCATTTTATGTGCTTACATTCATGGCAGTATACTGGATACTATCTATTTTCATAAAGATTCCTGGTGAAGCAGCTGGAACGATAATAATTGTATTATCTGCCCTATTAAGTGGATACTCGCTTATAAACAGCAGCCGTATCGATATTAAACACGTGAAAATTCCATTAAAGGGTCTTGAAAGGCAAGTTAAAGCAGTTCAACTATCTGATATCCATATCGGTTCAATAAGAAATTCTGAATATCTGGAAGAAGTAGTTGAAAAAACCAATAAACTAGATCCTGAGGTGGTTTTTATCACTGGAGATATGGTTGATGGAAGTGCAAGACTCCATACCCACACATTCAATGCAATTAACAAGCTTAAAGCTCCGGTATTTTTTATTATGGGCAACCATGAAACTTATGAAGGATTAGATGAGGTGCTTCGAGTTTTGAATGGGGTTAAAATGAAAATATTGAGGGATCAGAAGGTTGAATTCAACGGGATTCAAATTATTGGGGTTGAATACTCCTTTGAAAGGAATCATATGAAAAATGTGCTTTCGAAAGTTGACTTAGATCCATCAAAACCTTCAATAGTCCTATATCACACTCCAACTGAACTTGAAGCAACTGCTGATGCTGATGTGGGACTCCAGCTTTCGGGCCATACCCATGCCGGTCAAATGCTGCCATTCAATTACCTCGTTAGATTGATGTTCAGGTACATGAATGGGATATATAAATATAAAGACACTTACCTCTATGTTTCACCAGGAACTGGAACTTGGGGGCCTCCAATGAGGTTAGGTTCAAGATGTGAAATAACAGCTTTGGATCTTGAAGCTTCCAAGCCTAAAACAAATCCTAAAGAAAGTTTGATGAAATACAAAAAAATAAATCAATGGCATAGTAAAAAATTGCTTGAAACTCAGAAGTAG
- the mmp10 gene encoding methyl coenzyme M reductase-arginine methyltransferase Mmp10 (Mmp10 (methanogenesis marker protein 10) is a cobalamin-requiring radical SAM methyltransferase that creates the methylarginine modification to methyl coenzyme M reductase.) yields the protein MQIIADVGGIPGKDCRGFCKYCYFRKVTGEDPLGCRSCTPGTVGCENCSTGVRETRNEFMHPFMVMGSVQNSLMMSEIRDNNLKANISGGGDVSCYPHLLELASGLNQYNLPIHLGYTSGKGFDSAKTAEELISLGVDEVTFTVFSTDQKLRDSWVKDPTKGESLNALKLFCENTEVHAASVIVPGVNDGDVLYETCSNLEDWGAKAFILMRFANFRNQGLILGNEPILKDVVPHTLVEFESLVRKINKEFNLRVTGTPLCDPENDTPFAISKEKNSEYLEILTDVQSEATVLSSNIAAPYIKKIVGMIGADELINVVPVDQDIGCLITQEDVEGVDLAELKETVIIPGRALIHDKVAQNILSKDGVDRIVARGPDKLSVDGEMSGTLSREDVLKKELIAFEDLIEAINFFGVRKK from the coding sequence ATGCAGATAATAGCAGATGTAGGTGGAATACCCGGTAAAGATTGCAGAGGATTTTGCAAATATTGTTATTTCAGAAAAGTAACTGGAGAAGATCCATTAGGATGCAGAAGTTGTACTCCAGGTACTGTGGGTTGTGAAAACTGCTCCACAGGAGTTAGGGAAACTCGAAATGAGTTTATGCACCCGTTTATGGTCATGGGTTCTGTTCAAAATTCTTTAATGATGAGCGAAATACGTGACAACAATTTGAAGGCAAACATCAGCGGAGGAGGGGATGTGAGCTGTTATCCCCATCTATTAGAACTTGCTTCCGGACTCAACCAGTACAATCTTCCCATACATCTTGGTTATACCAGTGGAAAGGGTTTTGACAGTGCTAAAACTGCTGAAGAACTTATTTCTTTGGGAGTGGATGAAGTAACCTTCACAGTGTTTTCAACAGACCAGAAACTTAGGGATTCTTGGGTTAAAGACCCCACAAAGGGAGAATCTTTAAATGCCCTTAAATTGTTTTGTGAGAATACAGAGGTACATGCTGCTTCAGTAATAGTTCCCGGGGTAAATGACGGAGATGTTCTGTATGAAACCTGCAGCAACCTTGAAGATTGGGGTGCAAAGGCATTTATACTAATGAGATTTGCAAATTTCCGAAATCAAGGTCTCATATTGGGAAATGAACCCATATTGAAGGATGTTGTTCCACACACACTGGTAGAATTTGAATCTCTGGTCAGGAAAATTAACAAGGAATTTAATTTACGGGTTACAGGAACTCCTCTTTGTGATCCTGAAAATGACACCCCATTTGCAATTTCTAAGGAAAAAAATAGTGAATATTTGGAAATTCTAACTGATGTTCAGTCTGAAGCAACTGTACTATCAAGTAACATCGCTGCACCCTACATAAAAAAAATTGTTGGAATGATAGGTGCCGATGAACTAATAAACGTTGTTCCTGTTGATCAGGATATTGGTTGTTTAATAACTCAGGAAGATGTTGAGGGTGTTGATCTTGCTGAGCTTAAGGAAACTGTTATAATACCGGGCAGGGCTTTAATACACGATAAAGTTGCTCAAAATATTTTAAGCAAGGATGGTGTTGATAGAATAGTTGCCAGGGGACCTGACAAATTATCGGTGGATGGGGAAATGAGTGGTACTCTGAGTAGAGAAGATGTGCTTAAAAAAGAATTAATAGCCTTTGAAGACCTTATTGAAGCCATTAATTTCTTTGGAGTGAGAAAAAAATAA
- the mcrB gene encoding coenzyme-B sulfoethylthiotransferase subunit beta, with protein sequence MAKFDDKIDLYDDRGNLVEEQVPLEALSPLRNSAIKAIVQGVKRTVAVNLEGVENALKTGKLGGGKILGRELDLDIVANAEAIAAKAAEMIQVEEGDNTNVELLVGGKRALVQIPQARFDAGAEYSAGPLVTASAFIQSIIDVCDVSMYDANMVKAAILGRYPQSVDYMGGNLATMLDVPQKLEGPGYSLRNIMVNHVVATTLKNTMNSAALSSLLEQAAMFEMGDAVGKFERMHLLGLAYQGMNADNIVFDLVKANGKEGTVGSVINDMIDRAKEDGVIGVEKDLSGFNVYGTDDMAKWNAYAAAGMMAATMVNQAAARAAQGVSSTLLYYNDILEFETGLPGVDFGRVEGTAVGFSFFSHSIYGGGGPGIFNGNHVVTRHSKGFAIPCVAAAMSLDAGTQLFSPEATSGLIKDVFSQVDAFRNPLKYVNEAAIDLKGKL encoded by the coding sequence ATGGCAAAGTTTGATGATAAGATCGACTTGTACGACGACAGAGGAAATCTTGTTGAAGAACAGGTCCCGCTAGAAGCCCTAAGTCCATTAAGAAACTCAGCGATTAAAGCAATCGTACAGGGTGTTAAAAGGACTGTAGCTGTAAACCTAGAGGGTGTAGAGAACGCTCTTAAAACCGGTAAACTCGGTGGAGGCAAAATCTTAGGTAGGGAACTCGACCTTGACATAGTGGCTAATGCAGAAGCTATTGCAGCTAAAGCAGCTGAAATGATACAGGTAGAGGAAGGCGACAACACAAACGTAGAATTATTAGTAGGTGGTAAAAGGGCTCTTGTCCAGATTCCACAGGCACGATTTGATGCCGGTGCTGAATATTCAGCCGGACCACTGGTAACTGCTTCAGCATTTATCCAGTCCATAATTGACGTATGTGATGTAAGCATGTACGATGCTAACATGGTCAAAGCAGCAATTCTTGGAAGATACCCACAGTCAGTAGATTACATGGGTGGAAACCTAGCAACCATGCTTGACGTACCTCAGAAATTAGAGGGACCTGGTTACTCCTTGAGGAACATAATGGTTAACCACGTGGTAGCAACAACCTTGAAAAACACCATGAACTCAGCAGCTTTATCAAGTTTACTTGAACAGGCAGCAATGTTCGAGATGGGAGACGCAGTAGGTAAATTTGAAAGAATGCACTTACTTGGACTCGCATATCAGGGAATGAACGCAGACAACATAGTCTTCGACCTTGTTAAAGCAAACGGTAAAGAAGGAACTGTCGGTTCAGTCATAAACGACATGATCGATAGGGCCAAAGAAGACGGTGTAATCGGAGTAGAAAAAGACTTAAGCGGATTCAATGTCTATGGAACAGATGACATGGCTAAATGGAACGCTTACGCTGCAGCCGGTATGATGGCAGCAACTATGGTCAACCAAGCAGCTGCAAGAGCTGCACAGGGTGTTTCATCAACACTTCTATACTACAACGATATATTAGAGTTCGAAACTGGATTACCTGGTGTAGACTTCGGTAGAGTTGAAGGTACTGCTGTAGGATTCTCTTTCTTCAGCCACTCAATTTATGGTGGTGGAGGTCCTGGTATATTTAACGGAAACCACGTTGTAACAAGACACAGTAAAGGATTTGCTATACCATGTGTGGCAGCAGCTATGTCCTTGGATGCAGGAACACAACTGTTCTCCCCAGAAGCAACCTCCGGATTAATTAAGGATGTATTCAGCCAAGTAGACGCGTTCCGTAACCCACTTAAATATGTGAACGAAGCAGCGATCGACTTAAAAGGTAAACTCTAA
- the mcrD gene encoding methyl-coenzyme M reductase operon protein D translates to MDIEIFPHRLLNPETTESLLNALDEIDGVKTIVLQGQRLPPEAINSDHTTITVKGEEVDLQVKTGRVLMEIDTEDTIELVRQKCEENLSFGFNVHVGTFIRKQKTVSDKIKYGEALENVPDEMVGLTDQNALLSERATILKRKE, encoded by the coding sequence ATGGACATCGAGATCTTTCCGCACAGATTATTAAACCCAGAAACCACAGAGAGTCTTTTAAATGCTCTTGATGAAATAGATGGAGTAAAAACAATTGTTCTTCAAGGACAAAGGCTTCCGCCAGAAGCCATAAATTCGGATCACACTACTATAACTGTTAAAGGTGAAGAAGTAGATCTACAAGTCAAAACTGGTAGAGTGTTAATGGAAATTGACACTGAAGACACTATAGAATTAGTAAGACAGAAATGCGAAGAAAATCTGTCTTTTGGATTCAACGTTCACGTTGGTACCTTTATAAGGAAACAAAAGACCGTTTCTGATAAGATAAAATATGGCGAAGCTCTTGAAAACGTACCTGATGAAATGGTAGGTTTAACGGATCAAAACGCCCTACTCAGCGAAAGAGCCACGATACTCAAAAGGAAAGAATAG
- the mcrC gene encoding methyl-coenzyme M reductase I operon protein C, giving the protein MIGKATHVVDCRETMGMGEGGGIAQRGTFAECGSEVLAIAMSPGRRHITKPVCEITFALREANIQTSTLVLNAGAGVPQDAPSAGAGSLFGLTPKEIEQIKRFRLVVVHLGGVRHHIIYKARLILRHVNRPCVVICEYPVDFEDFAKIGVKTRSVMPNEPNTKGEIVDIISGVIRGETCPQDKLDEIIRKVKLALGGA; this is encoded by the coding sequence ATGATCGGAAAAGCTACACACGTTGTTGACTGCAGAGAAACCATGGGAATGGGCGAAGGAGGAGGAATAGCCCAAAGAGGAACATTTGCAGAGTGTGGAAGTGAAGTTTTAGCAATTGCAATGTCTCCAGGTAGGAGGCACATAACCAAGCCAGTCTGTGAAATAACCTTTGCACTGCGCGAAGCTAACATCCAGACCAGCACACTTGTATTAAACGCAGGAGCTGGCGTACCTCAGGATGCACCATCTGCTGGCGCAGGAAGTTTATTTGGACTAACTCCAAAGGAGATAGAACAGATAAAACGATTCCGCTTGGTAGTAGTACATCTTGGTGGTGTGAGACATCACATCATCTACAAAGCCAGACTGATTTTAAGACATGTAAATCGGCCTTGTGTTGTGATTTGCGAATATCCTGTAGATTTTGAAGATTTTGCTAAAATTGGTGTAAAAACCAGATCTGTTATGCCCAACGAACCTAATACAAAAGGTGAAATTGTGGATATCATTAGTGGCGTCATTAGAGGCGAAACATGTCCCCAAGACAAATTGGATGAGATAATAAGGAAGGTAAAGTTAGCATTAGGAGGTGCATGA
- the mcrG gene encoding coenzyme-B sulfoethylthiotransferase subunit gamma: MAQYYPGTTKVAQNRRNLCNPDYDLEKLREISDEDVVKILGHRAPGEEYPSVHPPLEEMDEPEDAIREMVEPVDGAKAGDRVRYIQFADSMYFAPAQPFARSRAYLCRYRGSDAGTLSGRQIIEARERDLEKISKELLETEFFDPARTGIRGKSVHGHSLRLDEDGMMFDMVRRQVLNKATGNVEMVKNQIGDELDEPVILGEPLEEAVLKEKTTIYRKDGEAYKDDTDAVEVLHRIHVTRSNGGYGPE, translated from the coding sequence ATGGCACAATACTATCCCGGAACAACCAAGGTTGCACAGAACAGAAGAAATCTATGCAACCCTGATTACGACCTCGAAAAATTGAGGGAAATTTCAGACGAAGATGTTGTAAAGATATTAGGTCACAGAGCTCCCGGTGAGGAATACCCAAGCGTACACCCACCACTGGAAGAAATGGACGAACCAGAAGACGCAATTAGAGAAATGGTAGAACCAGTTGACGGTGCAAAAGCCGGTGACAGAGTTCGATATATACAGTTTGCTGACTCAATGTACTTTGCTCCAGCACAACCATTCGCAAGATCCAGAGCATACTTATGTAGATACAGAGGATCTGACGCAGGTACATTATCAGGAAGGCAAATTATAGAAGCAAGGGAAAGAGACCTCGAAAAGATCTCCAAAGAACTTCTTGAAACAGAATTCTTCGACCCTGCAAGAACAGGAATTAGGGGAAAGAGTGTACACGGACACTCATTAAGACTTGACGAAGACGGTATGATGTTTGATATGGTCAGAAGACAGGTCTTAAACAAAGCTACCGGAAACGTCGAAATGGTCAAAAACCAGATTGGTGACGAATTAGACGAACCAGTCATATTAGGAGAACCACTGGAAGAAGCAGTCCTCAAAGAAAAAACAACCATTTACAGGAAAGATGGTGAAGCATACAAAGACGACACTGACGCAGTAGAAGTACTCCACAGAATACACGTAACCAGATCCAACGGTGGATATGGTCCTGAATAA
- the mcrA gene encoding coenzyme-B sulfoethylthiotransferase subunit alpha, with amino-acid sequence MAEKMFIDALKKAFKEDPTDDKTTFYNKGGWKQSERKREFVAAGKDIAAKRGIPMYDPDVGTPLGQRVLMPYQVSTTDTFVEGDDLHFVNNAAMQQFWDDIRRTVIVGMNTAHMVIEKRLGKEVSPETITNYLETVNHAMPGAAVVQEHMVETNPYLVADSYVKTFTGNDEIADEIDPAYVLNINKMFNEEQAEVLKAEVGDGIWQVVRIPTIVSRTCDGGTTSRWSAMQIGMSMISAYKQAAGEAATGDFAYAAKHAEVVHMGTALPQRRARGENEPGGIPFGYLADICQSSRVNPEDPAKVTLDVVASGAMLYDQIWLGSYMSGGVGFTQYATAAYTDNILDDFVYYGKEYVEDKFGMTEAPNNMDTVLDVGSEVTFYALEQFEEYPALLETIFGGSQRASIVAAAAGASTGFATGNAQTGLSAWYLSMYLHKEQHSRLGFYGYDLQDQCGASNVFSIRNDEGLPVEMRGPNYPNYAMNVGHQGEYAGIAQSAHAARGDAFVFNPLVKIAFADDNLAFDFSNVRAEFAKGALREFEPAGERALISPAK; translated from the coding sequence ATGGCTGAAAAGATGTTTATAGACGCTTTGAAAAAAGCATTTAAAGAAGACCCAACCGATGATAAAACCACTTTCTACAACAAAGGCGGATGGAAACAGTCTGAAAGAAAAAGGGAATTCGTTGCAGCTGGTAAAGATATTGCAGCTAAACGTGGAATCCCAATGTACGACCCAGACGTAGGTACACCATTAGGACAGAGAGTTTTAATGCCATACCAGGTTTCCACAACTGACACATTTGTTGAAGGTGACGATTTACACTTTGTAAACAACGCAGCAATGCAGCAGTTCTGGGATGATATCAGAAGAACTGTTATTGTGGGTATGAACACAGCTCACATGGTTATTGAAAAGAGGTTAGGTAAAGAAGTTAGCCCAGAAACAATCACCAACTACCTAGAAACTGTAAACCACGCTATGCCTGGTGCAGCGGTAGTTCAGGAACACATGGTAGAAACCAACCCATACTTGGTGGCTGACAGTTACGTGAAAACTTTCACAGGAAATGATGAAATTGCCGATGAAATCGACCCTGCATATGTTCTAAACATTAACAAAATGTTCAATGAAGAACAGGCAGAAGTCCTTAAAGCTGAAGTTGGAGACGGTATTTGGCAGGTTGTCAGGATCCCAACCATAGTTTCAAGGACATGTGATGGAGGTACAACCTCAAGGTGGTCTGCTATGCAGATCGGTATGTCAATGATCTCTGCTTACAAACAAGCAGCAGGGGAAGCCGCTACTGGTGACTTCGCTTACGCTGCTAAACACGCAGAAGTTGTTCACATGGGAACTGCACTACCACAGAGGAGAGCAAGAGGAGAAAACGAACCAGGTGGAATTCCATTTGGTTACTTAGCTGACATATGTCAGTCCTCAAGAGTTAACCCTGAAGACCCAGCCAAAGTTACTCTGGACGTAGTTGCATCCGGAGCAATGTTATACGATCAGATCTGGCTCGGTTCTTACATGTCAGGAGGAGTAGGATTCACTCAGTACGCTACAGCAGCTTACACCGACAACATCCTTGATGACTTTGTTTACTACGGTAAAGAATACGTCGAAGACAAGTTCGGTATGACTGAAGCACCTAACAACATGGACACAGTCCTTGACGTAGGTTCTGAAGTGACATTCTACGCACTAGAACAGTTCGAAGAATACCCAGCACTCTTAGAAACCATATTCGGTGGATCTCAGAGGGCATCCATAGTTGCTGCAGCAGCTGGAGCTTCAACTGGATTTGCTACAGGAAATGCACAGACTGGACTTAGCGCATGGTACCTTTCAATGTACCTGCACAAAGAACAGCACTCCCGTTTAGGTTTCTATGGTTACGACCTTCAGGACCAGTGTGGTGCATCCAACGTGTTCTCCATAAGGAACGACGAAGGATTACCAGTGGAAATGAGAGGACCTAACTATCCAAACTACGCAATGAACGTGGGACACCAGGGAGAATACGCAGGTATTGCACAGTCTGCTCACGCAGCACGTGGAGATGCATTTGTATTCAACCCACTGGTTAAAATCGCATTTGCTGATGATAACCTAGCATTTGATTTCTCAAATGTCAGGGCAGAGTTTGCAAAAGGTGCTTTAAGAGAATTCGAACCAGCAGGAGAAAGAGCTCTTATTTCTCCAGCTAAGTAA
- the mtrE gene encoding tetrahydromethanopterin S-methyltransferase subunit E encodes MDPMITGLGIVALMGAAATIAGAAEDLESDVGSMSNPNSQVQLAPQMGHLHRMFNKAISGEPVQMGTLAGIAGSVAFVLMSSVHLPVIMSIAAGGFIAALFHSAFATTSYLGRIVGQSQFDQPVFMDVITGHLGPIAAHGFIVTFCIVGLSYLMTLPVQGFNHPFPLPLLAVLWGITIGAIGSSTGDVHYGAEREYQTYPFGGGIPVAIHGDITTMSELGPRNSIDVVHFCAKYGGPVTGFCFGLIVFFSFWTTVVFGPTGGVIAGLVIVLAIIILNNRIELFARNQYGPYKE; translated from the coding sequence ATGGACCCTATGATAACAGGATTAGGTATTGTTGCTCTCATGGGCGCAGCCGCAACCATTGCAGGGGCCGCAGAGGACTTGGAATCTGATGTAGGTTCTATGAGTAACCCAAACTCACAAGTTCAGCTGGCACCGCAGATGGGACACCTTCACAGGATGTTCAACAAGGCCATATCAGGAGAACCCGTACAGATGGGTACACTTGCTGGTATAGCTGGTTCAGTGGCATTTGTTCTTATGAGTTCAGTACATCTACCAGTTATAATGTCAATAGCTGCAGGTGGATTTATTGCAGCATTATTCCATTCTGCATTTGCAACAACATCTTACTTAGGTAGGATTGTAGGACAATCTCAATTTGATCAACCAGTTTTCATGGATGTTATCACTGGTCACTTAGGACCAATAGCAGCCCATGGATTTATCGTTACATTTTGTATAGTAGGATTATCATATCTCATGACTTTACCAGTTCAAGGATTTAATCACCCATTCCCATTACCGCTACTCGCAGTTCTATGGGGTATTACCATTGGTGCTATAGGATCATCCACTGGGGATGTTCACTACGGTGCTGAAAGGGAATACCAGACTTATCCATTTGGTGGGGGTATACCTGTGGCTATCCACGGTGATATCACAACCATGTCTGAACTGGGACCAAGAAACTCAATAGATGTTGTACATTTCTGTGCGAAATATGGAGGACCGGTGACAGGATTCTGTTTTGGACTAATAGTATTCTTCAGTTTCTGGACAACAGTAGTTTTCGGACCAACTGGAGGAGTTATAGCAGGTCTTGTAATAGTTTTAGCAATTATAATCCTCAACAACAGAATCGAGCTTTTCGCACGAAATCAATATGGACCATACAAAGAATGA
- the mtrD gene encoding tetrahydromethanopterin S-methyltransferase subunit D, translating to MDPLLLIGAISVGGLLIGGGVHFIPVGGAPAAIATATGVGTGTAMLAAGGGMTGLIAAAAMTGQPLWLILASGAIGSMLMIGITMLVGNFIYVWGVGCVPASAKVEYDPITKYEQSKYVTSGTEGHGIPTVCFVSGIIGGALGGIGGGLIYWALYEGLSILPGYQLSALLGGGVSLTAATVAAIFAIGVFFINAVVASYNIGGTIEGFHDPKFKRIPRGALACLIVSIVTGLIAVLLLKGGVF from the coding sequence ATGGATCCATTATTATTAATAGGAGCTATATCAGTTGGAGGACTTCTAATTGGTGGAGGTGTACACTTCATACCAGTAGGGGGAGCACCAGCAGCTATAGCAACAGCAACAGGAGTCGGAACAGGTACCGCTATGCTCGCAGCAGGTGGAGGTATGACAGGACTTATAGCAGCAGCCGCAATGACAGGACAGCCACTTTGGTTAATCCTTGCTTCAGGTGCTATAGGTTCCATGCTCATGATCGGAATCACCATGCTTGTAGGTAACTTCATATACGTATGGGGTGTGGGATGTGTACCAGCTTCAGCTAAGGTTGAATACGACCCTATAACTAAATACGAACAGAGTAAATATGTTACATCGGGTACAGAAGGCCACGGAATTCCAACAGTATGTTTCGTCAGTGGAATCATTGGAGGAGCATTAGGTGGAATTGGTGGAGGTTTAATCTACTGGGCCCTGTACGAAGGATTATCAATACTACCTGGATATCAACTATCTGCTTTATTAGGTGGAGGAGTATCTCTAACTGCTGCTACAGTTGCAGCAATATTTGCTATTGGTGTTTTCTTCATCAACGCAGTAGTTGCTTCATACAACATAGGTGGTACAATTGAAGGTTTCCACGACCCTAAATTCAAGAGGATACCTCGTGGAGCATTAGCATGTTTAATTGTATCCATAGTGACAGGTTTAATAGCAGTCTTATTGCTTAAAGGAGGTGTCTTCTAA